ATGGCAATTCCCATAGATAATCTGTGGAGTCAGGTTCTGGAACGCTTGCAGCTAGAGCTATCTCGTCCCACCTTTGAAACTTGGATCAAAACTGCTAGCGCTGAACGACTGGAAAATAACTATTTAGTCATTCGTACTCCAAATCCCTTTGCCCGTAATTGGCTGCAAAAATATTACATTAAGACAATTACTAATGTTGTTCAGGATATTCTGGGTCATCCTGTAGAAATTTATATTACTGTTGCTCAGGGTGATGATGTGTCTCAGTTAACAGACAAAGAAGGAACTTTATCATTACCATCTCCGAGCATCATTCCAGATAATGCTGCTAAAAATCCGCCCAAAACCACTGAATTAAATCCAAAATACGTATTTTCACGCTTTGTAGTGGGAGCCAACAATCGCATGGCTCATGCTGCGGCTTTGGCAGTTGCTGAATCACCTGGTAGAGAATTCAACCCCTTGTTTTTATGTGGTGGTGTAGGTTTAGGTAAAACTCACCTGATGCAGGCGATCGGGCATTATCGTTTAGAAATTTGCCCGAATTCAAAAATATTTTATGTTTCGACTGAACAGTTTACGAATGATTTAATTACTGCTATTCGCAAAGACAGTATGCAAAGTTTTCGCGAACACTACCGAGCAGCAGATTTGATTTTAGTTGATGATATTCAGTTTATTGAGGGTAAAGAATATACCCAAGAAGAGTTTTTTCATACATTTAATACTTTACATGAAGCTGGCAAACAAGTTGTGATTGCTTCTGATCGCCCTCCTAACCAAATTCCTCGTCTGCAAGAACGCCTAAGTTCTCGGTTTGCAATGGGTTTGATTGCTGATATCCAACCACCAGATTTAGAAACTAGAATGGCTATTCTCCAAAAAAAAGCCGAATATGAGAATATCCGTCTCCCAGAGAATGTAATTGAATATATTGCCTCTAATTACACTTCAAATATTAGAGAACTGGAAGGAGCATTTATTCGGGCGCTGGCATATGTTTCTATTTGGGGTTTATCCATGACGGTAGAAAATATTGCACCTGTACTGGAACCTCCTACTCAAAAGGTAGAAGCAACCCCAGAAACAATTTTAACCATCATCTCCGATGAGTTTAATGTGACGATTGATGACCTTAAAGGCAACTCACGACGGCGAGAAATTAGTTGGGCTCGTCAGATAGGAATGTATCTAATGCGGCAGCATACGGATTTAAGTTTGCCTAGAATAGGAGAGGAATTTGGTGGTAAAGACCACACAACGGTTATGTATAGTTGTGAAAAAATTACTCAATTAAAACAAACAGATCAAAACTTAGCACAAACACTACGTCAACTGAGCGATCGCATTAATATGACAAGCCGCCCTAAGTAGGAGGTGGGGTGATGGGGTGATGGGGAGTGTGTAGACACGCAAGTGGCTTCCCGTAGGGTGGAGTGTAAGGAGTGTGGGGAGTGTGAGGAGTAAATAACTACTATTTACTAACAACCAACTATCAACTAAATTATTAAGTAAACTATAAAAAATTATTAAGAATAAATTAGATTGTGGAAAATTCCTAATTAATTGTGGAAAACTCCTCTGAAAATCCTGTGGAAAACTTGATAAGTAAGTATAATTACTCTGTGGAAAAACTAGATAGATTTTCCACAGATTTTCCACAATTTCCACATCTTGTAGTTAGTGGTCAGGAATCAGTGTAGACGCGTAGCGGTGAGGAAGTTGCAGTCTTGGACGCCAGGTGCATTATGCCGGGAGAAGAGTCCACCGCACTGGCTGGCTTCCCGTCACGTAGACGCGCTTTGCGCGGCTTAAGGTAAGAGTATGCGAACCCCCGTATGCTGAAGAAAGACGTTCCCGTAGAGTACCCGTAGGCAGGTAGCGGCTTCTCGTAGAGTAGGGCTTGTCGCAGGCTACAGTACCAGCCGCAGCAAGTAATAGAATTAGATAACTGACAACTGATAACTGATATATGAAACTTGTTTGTACTCAAAGCGATCTCAGTACTCACCTCTCATTAACCAGCCGTGCTGTGCCTTCTCGTCCCACTCATCCAGTTTTGGCGAATGTCCTGTTGCAGGCTGATGCTGAAACTAGCCAAGTTAGCCTGACAGCATTTGATTTGAGTTTGGGTATCCGCACCAGTTTTAGCGCTGAGGTAGTACAATCAGGAGCGATCGCTGTGCCTGCGAAACTGCTCAATGATATAGTCTCTCGTTTACCAGAGGGAGAAATTACCCTGGACGATGAATCATCAGCTACTGATAATTTACCAGACTATAACGGCTTAATTGTTACACTCACACCTAAGAGCGGACGTTATCAGGTACGAGCAATGGGAGGCGAAGAGTTTCCAGAACTACCCGTAATTGAAAATGCTCAACCGATGCAGTTCAGTGCTACTACATTGATTGAGGGTTTACGGGGTTCATTATTTGCTACTAGTGCTGATGAAACCAAGCAAGTATTGACTGGGGTGCATTTAACAATTAAGCAAGACACTCTAGAATTTGCCGCTACTGACGGACATCGCCTCGCGGTGGTAGAAACAACCAATGAAAGTCCAGATGCTAATAACGAAGATAATTTAGAGGTAA
Above is a genomic segment from Fischerella sp. JS2 containing:
- the dnaN gene encoding DNA polymerase III subunit beta, whose product is MKLVCTQSDLSTHLSLTSRAVPSRPTHPVLANVLLQADAETSQVSLTAFDLSLGIRTSFSAEVVQSGAIAVPAKLLNDIVSRLPEGEITLDDESSATDNLPDYNGLIVTLTPKSGRYQVRAMGGEEFPELPVIENAQPMQFSATTLIEGLRGSLFATSADETKQVLTGVHLTIKQDTLEFAATDGHRLAVVETTNESPDANNEDNLEVTVPARALRELERMLTHSSESEEPVALYFDQGQVVFEFGNQRLTSRTLEGQYPAYHLLIPKQFQRELTLERKQLLSSLERIAVLTDQKNNLVKVSLNGDAQEITLSVESQDVGSATETIPAQISGEDIDIAFNIKYLMEGLKALPASEILMQMNTNLTPVIFSPLGGLKMTYLAMPVQLRN
- the dnaA gene encoding chromosomal replication initiator protein DnaA, whose product is MAIPIDNLWSQVLERLQLELSRPTFETWIKTASAERLENNYLVIRTPNPFARNWLQKYYIKTITNVVQDILGHPVEIYITVAQGDDVSQLTDKEGTLSLPSPSIIPDNAAKNPPKTTELNPKYVFSRFVVGANNRMAHAAALAVAESPGREFNPLFLCGGVGLGKTHLMQAIGHYRLEICPNSKIFYVSTEQFTNDLITAIRKDSMQSFREHYRAADLILVDDIQFIEGKEYTQEEFFHTFNTLHEAGKQVVIASDRPPNQIPRLQERLSSRFAMGLIADIQPPDLETRMAILQKKAEYENIRLPENVIEYIASNYTSNIRELEGAFIRALAYVSIWGLSMTVENIAPVLEPPTQKVEATPETILTIISDEFNVTIDDLKGNSRRREISWARQIGMYLMRQHTDLSLPRIGEEFGGKDHTTVMYSCEKITQLKQTDQNLAQTLRQLSDRINMTSRPK